From Pontibacter actiniarum, a single genomic window includes:
- a CDS encoding DUF962 domain-containing protein → MNQPEHRYRSLREFYPYYLSEHQNTTSRVLHFTGTGLLILVALAAIFSGAFAWLLLVPLIGYGFAWVGHFFFERNKPATFKYPFYSLASDFKLFFDILRGRQGFKSRGE, encoded by the coding sequence ATGAACCAGCCAGAGCACCGTTACCGTTCGCTGAGAGAGTTTTACCCTTACTACCTGTCGGAGCACCAGAACACCACCTCCCGCGTGCTGCACTTTACCGGCACGGGGCTCTTGATACTGGTGGCCCTGGCGGCGATCTTTTCGGGAGCCTTTGCCTGGCTGCTGTTGGTGCCCCTGATCGGGTACGGCTTTGCGTGGGTCGGGCATTTCTTCTTTGAGCGCAACAAGCCCGCTACCTTCAAGTACCCTTTCTACAGCTTGGCGTCAGACTTCAAGCTCTTCTTTGATATCCTGCGGGGCAGGCAGGGCTTTAAAAGCAGGGGAGAGTAA
- a CDS encoding DUF4783 domain-containing protein, with amino-acid sequence MKNFKHFAVVFSMLMVAMFFTAGQAVAQGDAMNSVKQAMKVGSAKDLSKNFGNMVEITLDGGDATSYSSTQAEFVMKNFFSKNAPVDFSVNHNGTSDKGQLYAIGTYASKGGSYTVLIRMKSANGKYLIHSMNFIKD; translated from the coding sequence ATGAAAAACTTTAAACACTTTGCAGTTGTATTCTCGATGTTGATGGTAGCCATGTTCTTTACGGCAGGGCAGGCGGTGGCGCAAGGTGATGCCATGAACAGCGTAAAACAGGCAATGAAGGTGGGCTCCGCCAAGGACCTGTCTAAAAACTTTGGCAACATGGTGGAGATCACCCTGGATGGCGGCGACGCCACCAGCTACAGCAGCACGCAGGCGGAGTTTGTGATGAAGAACTTCTTCTCCAAAAACGCACCCGTGGACTTTAGCGTGAACCACAACGGCACCTCCGACAAAGGGCAGCTGTACGCCATCGGCACCTATGCTTCCAAGGGCGGTTCCTACACCGTGCTGATCCGGATGAAGTCAGCCAACGGCAAATACCTTATCCACTCTATGAACTTTATCAAAGATTAA
- the gpmI gene encoding 2,3-bisphosphoglycerate-independent phosphoglycerate mutase, producing MDKKVLLVILDGWGLGTDPEVSAIQKANTPFIDSILEKYPTTTLHASGEYVGLPEGQMGNSEVGHMNLGAGRVVYQDLVRINKAIAERKLATMPALADAFTYAKENKKPVHFIGLLSDGGVHSHIDHLKALCTAAYDQELHEVYIHAFTDGRDTDPKGGVKYINELEEHLENTSGTIASIVGRYYAMDRDNRWERVKLAYDLLVKGEGEKSQNLIKSMLTSYNAGVTDEFIKPIVKVNDNQEPIATIKNGDVVICFNFRTDRGREITQVLTQRDFPEQDMHKLDLRYITMTTYDETFEGVQAIFEKDNLNNTLGEVLSKAGKKQIRIAETEKYPHVTFFFSGGRESQFEGESRLLCPSPKVATYDLQPEMSAYDIRDAIVPELEKKSADFICLNFANPDMVGHTGVFEAAVQACEVVDKCAEQVITTALESNYDIIVIADHGNADMMINPDGTPNTAHTTNLVPCVLVSNDFKGTLHEGKLGDIAPTILELMGLQQPEDMNGTSLINH from the coding sequence ATGGACAAAAAGGTACTCTTAGTGATTTTGGACGGGTGGGGCCTTGGCACCGACCCTGAGGTTTCGGCCATTCAGAAAGCCAACACACCGTTCATCGATTCGATCCTTGAAAAATACCCTACTACCACCCTGCATGCCTCCGGCGAATACGTGGGCTTGCCAGAGGGCCAGATGGGAAACTCCGAAGTAGGGCACATGAACCTCGGCGCAGGCCGCGTGGTGTACCAGGACCTGGTGCGCATCAACAAAGCCATTGCGGAACGCAAGTTAGCCACCATGCCAGCTCTGGCCGATGCCTTTACCTACGCTAAGGAAAATAAGAAACCCGTACATTTTATAGGCCTGCTGTCGGACGGGGGCGTGCACTCGCACATAGACCACCTGAAGGCGCTCTGCACCGCAGCCTACGACCAGGAGCTGCATGAAGTGTACATCCACGCCTTTACCGATGGCCGCGACACCGACCCTAAGGGAGGCGTTAAGTATATAAACGAACTGGAGGAGCACCTGGAGAACACCTCCGGCACCATCGCCTCTATTGTAGGGCGCTACTACGCCATGGACCGCGACAACCGCTGGGAGCGCGTGAAGCTGGCCTATGACCTGCTGGTGAAAGGGGAGGGGGAGAAGTCCCAGAACCTGATCAAATCCATGCTGACTTCCTACAATGCCGGCGTGACCGATGAGTTTATCAAGCCGATCGTGAAGGTGAACGATAACCAGGAGCCGATTGCCACGATTAAGAACGGCGATGTGGTTATCTGCTTTAACTTCCGCACCGACCGTGGCCGTGAGATCACACAGGTGCTGACGCAGCGCGACTTCCCGGAGCAGGACATGCACAAGCTCGACCTGCGCTACATCACCATGACGACGTACGATGAGACGTTTGAGGGCGTACAAGCCATTTTTGAGAAAGACAACCTGAACAACACGCTGGGCGAAGTGCTGAGCAAGGCGGGCAAGAAGCAAATCCGCATCGCCGAGACAGAGAAGTACCCCCACGTGACCTTCTTCTTCTCGGGTGGCCGCGAGTCGCAGTTTGAGGGCGAGAGCCGCCTGCTGTGCCCGTCGCCAAAGGTTGCCACCTATGACCTGCAGCCGGAGATGAGCGCCTACGATATCCGCGACGCCATTGTGCCGGAGCTGGAGAAGAAGAGCGCCGACTTTATCTGCCTGAACTTCGCCAACCCAGACATGGTAGGCCATACCGGCGTGTTTGAGGCCGCCGTGCAAGCCTGCGAAGTGGTAGACAAGTGCGCGGAGCAAGTGATCACGACGGCACTGGAGAGCAACTACGACATCATCGTGATTGCAGACCACGGCAACGCCGATATGATGATTAACCCCGACGGCACGCCAAACACAGCCCACACCACCAACCTGGTGCCTTGCGTACTGGTGAGTAATGACTTTAAAGGCACACTGCACGAAGGCAAGCTCGGCGACATCGCCCCAACCATACTGGAGCTGATGGGCCTGCAGCAGCCGGAGGATATGAACGGAACATCCCTGATAAACCATTAA
- a CDS encoding SAM-dependent methyltransferase yields the protein MAAQQETAEWFSTWFDSPYYHILYRDRDMREAQHFMDNLMAYLHPKPQEKILDLACGKGRHSLYLNQKGFDVTGIDLSEQSIRYAKQFENERLHFAVHDMREVFRPESFDFVVNLFTSFGYFDNDTENVVALCSTAKSLKHGGKLVVDFMNTDKVIGSLVAEEEKEVQGINFKITRGVENGFIIKTIRFQDNGQEYYFEERVRALRQEDFLEYFKMTQLRMVDTFGDYALRPYDQDSSDRMIFVLKK from the coding sequence ATGGCAGCACAGCAGGAGACAGCAGAGTGGTTCAGTACCTGGTTCGACTCACCGTATTACCACATACTTTACAGGGACCGCGACATGCGGGAGGCCCAGCATTTTATGGACAACCTGATGGCTTACCTGCACCCCAAGCCGCAGGAGAAGATACTGGACCTGGCTTGTGGCAAGGGCCGGCACTCGCTCTACCTGAACCAGAAAGGCTTTGACGTAACGGGTATCGACCTGTCGGAGCAGAGCATTCGCTACGCGAAGCAGTTTGAGAATGAGCGCCTGCATTTCGCTGTGCACGACATGCGCGAGGTGTTCCGGCCCGAAAGCTTCGACTTTGTAGTCAATCTCTTTACCAGCTTCGGCTACTTCGACAACGATACCGAAAACGTGGTGGCGCTGTGCTCCACCGCCAAAAGCCTGAAGCACGGCGGCAAACTGGTGGTCGACTTCATGAATACCGACAAGGTGATCGGCTCCCTGGTGGCAGAGGAGGAGAAAGAGGTGCAGGGGATAAACTTTAAAATAACGCGCGGCGTAGAGAATGGCTTTATCATTAAAACCATCCGCTTCCAGGATAACGGTCAGGAGTATTACTTCGAGGAGCGGGTGCGTGCGCTGCGGCAGGAGGATTTTCTGGAGTACTTTAAGATGACGCAGCTGCGCATGGTCGATACGTTCGGAGACTATGCTTTGCGCCCGTATGACCAGGACTCCAGCGACCGAATGATATTTGTGCTCAAGAAATAA
- a CDS encoding ZIP family metal transporter, whose product MVVAILALFFSVVLSGFLVKVFPPNKTKWLKMALAFSGAYLFTITIIHLLPDVLADSATNPYRVGYWVLAGFFLQLVLELFSHGVEHGHMHHHHGRTDSMPFLLLGSLFVHAFLEGSILVERGHTHGGHAHTADSFYLVLLGVTLHHIPAAFALMSVLMSRLENFRKAFLWLLVFAAGSPLGILVSNTLLSHEASGGMVYTALTGLVAGNFLHISTTILFESSPDHHFNRNKLVATLLGLVLALASDFI is encoded by the coding sequence ATGGTTGTAGCTATACTTGCCCTCTTCTTTTCGGTGGTGCTCTCCGGCTTTTTGGTGAAGGTGTTCCCGCCTAACAAAACCAAGTGGCTGAAGATGGCGCTTGCGTTCAGCGGTGCCTACCTGTTTACCATCACCATCATTCACCTGCTCCCCGACGTGCTTGCCGACAGTGCGACCAACCCGTACCGGGTGGGGTACTGGGTGCTGGCGGGCTTCTTCTTACAGCTGGTGCTGGAGCTGTTCTCCCACGGCGTGGAGCACGGCCACATGCACCATCACCACGGGCGTACCGACTCCATGCCGTTTCTGTTGCTGGGCTCGCTGTTTGTGCACGCTTTTCTGGAAGGGAGCATACTGGTAGAGCGCGGCCACACGCATGGTGGCCATGCCCACACTGCTGACAGCTTTTACCTGGTGCTGCTGGGTGTTACGCTGCACCACATTCCGGCTGCTTTTGCGCTGATGTCGGTGCTGATGTCACGGTTGGAGAACTTCCGGAAGGCTTTTCTGTGGCTCCTCGTTTTTGCCGCCGGGTCACCGCTGGGCATCCTGGTAAGCAACACCCTGCTGTCTCACGAGGCCTCGGGCGGGATGGTTTATACGGCCTTAACCGGTTTGGTTGCCGGCAACTTCCTGCATATTTCCACCACCATTCTCTTTGAGAGCAGCCCTGACCACCACTTTAACCGAAATAAGCTGGTGGCGACACTCCTGGGGCTTGTGCTGGCGCTGGCAAGCGATTTTATTTAA
- the nadC gene encoding carboxylating nicotinate-nucleotide diphosphorylase, which translates to MKPTYLTENSISEFIARALAEDVGDGDHSSLAAIPADAQNQARLLVKGEGILAGVELAGYIFRAVDPALQLDVLLKDGTAITYGDVAFTVKGKAQSILTAERLVLNCMQRMSGIATYTHYLASLIEGTGAKLLDTRKTTPNFRIIEKWAVVIGGGQNHRFGLYDMVMLKDNHVDYAGGIREAITATQQYLQEKGKSLKIEVETRNLQEVQETLETGGIDRIMLDNMSTDMMREAVRMIGGKYETEASGGITEETIRAVAECGVDFISVGALTHSNRSIDLSLKAF; encoded by the coding sequence GTGAAACCGACATACCTGACCGAAAATAGCATCAGCGAGTTTATCGCCCGGGCGCTGGCCGAAGACGTTGGCGACGGCGACCACTCCTCGCTGGCGGCCATACCTGCCGATGCACAGAACCAGGCGCGACTGCTGGTAAAGGGCGAAGGGATACTAGCTGGCGTAGAGCTGGCTGGCTATATCTTCAGAGCCGTGGACCCTGCGCTGCAACTGGATGTGCTCCTGAAGGATGGGACCGCCATAACGTATGGCGATGTGGCTTTTACCGTAAAGGGGAAGGCGCAAAGCATACTTACTGCCGAGCGACTGGTGCTGAACTGCATGCAGCGCATGAGCGGTATCGCCACCTATACGCATTACCTGGCCTCCCTTATTGAGGGCACGGGTGCCAAATTGCTGGACACCCGCAAGACCACGCCCAACTTCCGGATAATTGAGAAATGGGCAGTTGTGATCGGGGGCGGGCAGAACCACCGCTTTGGCCTCTACGACATGGTGATGCTCAAAGACAACCACGTGGACTACGCCGGCGGCATCCGCGAAGCCATCACCGCCACCCAGCAGTACCTGCAGGAGAAGGGCAAAAGCCTGAAGATTGAGGTGGAGACGCGCAACCTGCAGGAAGTACAGGAAACGCTGGAGACGGGAGGCATCGACCGCATCATGCTCGACAACATGAGCACCGATATGATGCGGGAGGCGGTGCGAATGATCGGCGGGAAGTACGAAACAGAGGCCTCCGGCGGTATTACCGAGGAAACTATCCGGGCCGTGGCGGAGTGTGGCGTGGACTTTATCTCCGTAGGCGCCCTGACCCACTCAAACAGAAGCATCGACCTGAGCCTGAAGGCTTTTTAA